Proteins from one Aspergillus nidulans FGSC A4 chromosome VIII genomic window:
- a CDS encoding protein aps2 (transcript_id=CADANIAT00001946), with amino-acid sequence MVLSFILVQNRQGKTRLAKWYAPYSDEEKVKLKGEVHRLVAPRDQKYQSNFVEFKRSTKIVYRRYAGLFFCACVDATDNELAYLEAIHFFVEVLDQFFGNVCELDLVFNFYKVYAILDEVFLAGEIEETSKQVVLTRLEHLDKLE; translated from the exons ATGGTTTTATCATTTATACTTGTTCAGAACCGTCA GGGCAAGACCCGACTTGCGAAGTGGTATGCGCCGTACAGT GACGAGGAGAAAGTGAAGCTTAAGGGAGAG GTCCATCGCTTGGTGGCTCCTCGGGATCAGAAGTATCAGTCGAACTTTGTCGAATTCAAACGAAGCACGAAGATCGTTTACCGGAGATATGCaggcctcttcttctgcgcgTGCGTCGACGCCACAGACAATGAACTAGCATACCTCGAGGCAATTCATTTCTTTGTCGAGGTCCTGGATCAATTCTTCGGCAACGTGTGCGAGCTGGACTTGGTTTTCAATTTCTACAAG GTATATGCGATCCTGGACGAAGTTTTCCTTGCCGGGGAGATAGAAGAGACGAGCAAACAAGTCGTTTTAACAAGGCTAGAACATCTGGATAAACTGGAGTGA
- the flbE gene encoding protein flbE (transcript_id=CADANIAT00001947): protein MPVYMLYGFRWPRAGFTGIRVYIVLHNLEDATAEYIQRPITNKSLLDSFRKTEPDIMSNLPELRFIEQYDPEDESDEAVSKPYAYVAAKTISIPEAGSPNAGSSWNTDIFQENPLDPASSEALAKFRDKYAAGERIGWWIVYNGDPERYFPHDEDEDGMMEDDGYDDDDDEYDRDGSSSNTPSTPTIRLPETLTRFFNKTFS from the exons ATGCCAGTCTACATGCTCTACGGCTTCCGATGGCCCCGAGCTGGTTTTACCGGAATCCGGGTCTACATCGTCTTGCACAACCTAGAAGACGCTACGGCGGAATACATACAAAGACCGATAACGAACAAGTCGCTGCTGGACTCATTTAGGAAGACGGAGCCGGATATCATGTCGAATCTTCCCGAACTACGCTTCATTGAACAGTATGACCCCGAGGACGAAAGCGATGAGGCAGTCAGCAAGCCTTATGCTTATGTTGCTGCGAAAACGATCAGTATACCCGAGGCAGGGTCTCCTAATGCAGGGAGCTCCTGGAATACCGATATATTCCAGGAGAACCCGCTGGATCCGGCTAGTTCAGAAGCGTTGGCCAAATTCCGGGATAAATATGCGGCTGGGGAGAGGATTGGGTGGTGGATTGTATACAACGGGGATCCAGAGCGGTATTTTCCtcatgacgaagatgaggatggtatgatggaggatgatggctacgatgacgatgacgacgagtATGACCGTGATGGGTCGTCTAGTAACACAccgtcgacgccgaca ATACGGCTTCCCGAGACATTAACGCGATTCTTCAACAAAACGTTTTCGTGA
- the dph5 gene encoding diphthine synthase (transcript_id=CADANIAT00001948), giving the protein MLYLVGLGLADERDITVRGLEVVKKAERVYLEAYTAILLVDKAKLEAFYGRPVIEADRELVETGSDDILANADKVDVAFLVVGDPFGATTHTDLVLRARELGIESKVIPNASIMSGIGCTGLQLYNFGQTVSMVFFTETWKPSSYYDRVKENVQIGLHTLVLLDIKVKEQSLENMARGRLIYEPPRFMTVAQCAAQMLETEEERQEGVWGPDSLAVGAARVGAEDQKLVAGTLQELTQVDMGRPLHSLVLLGRRAHDLEKDYIRRFAVDEATFDAAWQNGKYGSS; this is encoded by the exons ATGCTCTATCTTGTAGGACTCGGTCTCGCCGATGAAAGGGACATCACTGTCCGCGGTCTCGAGGTGGTGAAAAAGGCCGAACGAGTTTACCTTGAAGCTTACACAGCCATTCTCCTTGTTGATAAAGCGAAACTA GAAGCATTCTATGGACGTCCTGTTATTGAAGCAGACCGGGAGCTCGTAGAGACCGGTAGTGACGACATCCTCGCAAATGCAGACAAGGTCGACGTAGCCTTCCTCGTGGTCGGAGATCCCTTTGG GGCGACGACGCATACAGACCTCGTCCTCCGCGCGCGCGAACTGGGCATCGAATCCAAGGTCATCCCGAATGCCTCTATCATGTCCGGCATTGGGTGCACAGGTCTCCAGCTGTACAACTTTGGTCAAACAGTGAGCATGGTCTTTTTCACTGAGACGTGGAAGCCATCCTCGTATTATGATCGAGTGAAGGAGAACGTGCAGATTGGTCTCCATACTCTTGTACTGCTCGacatcaaggtcaaggaacAGTCGCTCGAGAACATGGCCAGGGGTCGCCTGATTTATGAGCCTCCGAGGTTTATGACTGTCGCACAATGCGCCGCCCAAATGTTGGAAACCGAAGAGGAACGACAGGAGGGTGTTTGGGGCCCAGACAGCCTTGCAGTGGGAGCCGCTCGTGTCGGAGCTGAAGACCAGAAGCTTGTTGCAGGAACTCTACAGGAACTGACTCAAGTCGACATGGGCCGGCCACTGCACAGTTTGGTCCTCTTAGGACGAAGAGCGCATGATCTGGAGAAAGACTATATTCGAAGATTCGCCGTAGATGAGGCGACGTTCGATGCAGCTTGGCAGAATGGTAAATATGGTTCCAGCTAA